One part of the Sporocytophaga myxococcoides DSM 11118 genome encodes these proteins:
- a CDS encoding glycosyltransferase family 117 protein — MYNSNYSKLNNLLGWLVFIFATAVYVLTIEPTASFWDCGEFIACSYKLQVPHPPGAPFFLLIGRIFSLLASDVTQVAFWINMVSALSSSFSVLFLFWTITLIARKFAKDYANPTLGEKIAIFGSGVVGSLAFTFSDSFWFSAVEAEVYAMSQFFTAFVFWAILKWETKAEEIGADKWLLLIAYTIGLSIGVHLLNLLAIPALAFVYYFKKYNITKGGVIATFLLSGVIIVVVLSGIIPGLPSLAGTFEIFFVNNLGLPFNSGIIFFGILFLSALLFGIIYSIKNQKYLLNLCLLGLTFILIGYASYGIILVRSNFDPPIDENDPENVISFVSYLKREQYGDRPIFKGPLFTAGYPIDVEKGAPLYRKDTVTGQYVVFDYKMDYIYDPKHVTLFPRAYSTQPHHVEAYQSMMNLREGKKPSFWQDKGYMFSYQIGHMYMRYLGWNFIGRESDIQDSDVLWPWDYFKKDLPEYLKNNKARNNFFLLPFILGVVGFVYLFSKKRNDGIVVSLLFIFTGLAIVVYLNQPPVEPRERDYTFAGSFYAFAIWIGLGVFFIADLMERIVKSESTRSVISFILCLSVPAIMGQQGWDDHDRSNRFYSVDSAKNLLNSCAPNAILFTGGDNDTFPLWYVQEVEGFRTDVRVCNLSLLNTDWYIKQMKQQAYESAPLPISLNFENYIQGKNDQIYFVEKPQFKNGINLAGYIQLVKTDNPEIRQESGRGDYYTTLPSKNLYLNIDKNAVLATGAVPDTLKGQILDRLAWNIGTNTLEKKDLIILDMIVTNNWKRPIYFSTTLSGSNFLNLKDYTQLEGLAHRLMPIKYPNASQGFVYDKVMYDNMMKNFFWRELDNPKVYYDENYFRMTVNSRSQFYRLASTLYNNGETEKAKQVAEHCFKVMPDDPITYDIATPPFIQIFFKTGNEKMAMDIANKMGNRAIENLEYYKRVKMPYGRDYELNFYILDSIIRALKEGGKAKEAAKFEEVLMSYSYLFNQ; from the coding sequence ATGTATAATTCAAATTACTCAAAACTAAATAACCTCTTGGGTTGGTTGGTTTTCATTTTTGCAACGGCTGTTTATGTGCTCACCATTGAGCCTACTGCAAGCTTTTGGGACTGTGGTGAGTTTATCGCTTGCTCCTACAAATTACAAGTTCCTCACCCTCCGGGAGCCCCATTCTTTTTATTAATAGGAAGAATATTTTCTTTACTGGCTTCTGATGTTACCCAAGTGGCATTCTGGATCAATATGGTATCAGCTTTATCCAGTAGTTTCTCCGTATTATTCCTCTTTTGGACCATTACACTCATTGCAAGGAAATTTGCAAAGGATTATGCCAATCCGACCCTTGGTGAGAAAATTGCAATATTTGGTAGCGGTGTAGTAGGTAGCCTTGCATTTACATTCTCAGATTCATTCTGGTTTTCTGCTGTTGAGGCGGAGGTATATGCGATGTCTCAATTCTTTACAGCATTTGTATTTTGGGCAATTTTAAAATGGGAAACCAAAGCTGAAGAAATCGGAGCTGACAAATGGTTGCTTCTTATAGCTTATACCATCGGTCTTTCCATTGGAGTTCACTTGTTGAATTTACTTGCAATACCAGCTCTAGCCTTTGTTTACTATTTTAAAAAATACAATATCACAAAAGGTGGTGTAATAGCAACCTTCCTTTTGAGTGGTGTAATCATTGTAGTTGTATTGTCAGGAATTATTCCTGGCTTACCTTCTCTTGCTGGAACCTTTGAAATATTCTTCGTTAATAATCTGGGTCTTCCTTTCAATTCAGGTATTATATTTTTCGGTATCCTTTTCCTAAGTGCTTTACTATTTGGAATAATTTATTCTATTAAAAATCAAAAGTATCTTTTAAATCTTTGTCTTTTAGGATTGACTTTCATTCTTATAGGATATGCATCTTATGGTATTATCCTTGTCAGATCAAACTTTGATCCTCCGATTGACGAAAATGATCCTGAAAACGTAATTAGCTTTGTTTCTTATTTGAAACGTGAGCAATATGGTGACCGACCAATTTTTAAAGGCCCATTGTTTACAGCAGGTTATCCTATTGACGTAGAAAAAGGCGCCCCTCTTTATAGAAAAGACACTGTTACTGGTCAGTATGTTGTTTTTGATTACAAGATGGATTATATCTATGATCCTAAGCATGTAACATTATTTCCTAGGGCTTACAGTACTCAGCCTCACCATGTGGAAGCGTATCAAAGTATGATGAACCTGAGAGAAGGGAAAAAACCATCTTTCTGGCAGGATAAAGGTTATATGTTCAGTTATCAGATTGGTCATATGTATATGCGTTACCTTGGCTGGAACTTTATCGGAAGAGAAAGTGATATTCAGGACAGTGACGTGTTATGGCCATGGGATTATTTCAAAAAGGATCTGCCGGAATACTTGAAAAATAATAAAGCAAGAAACAACTTTTTCTTATTGCCATTTATATTGGGTGTTGTAGGTTTTGTGTATCTGTTTAGCAAAAAAAGAAATGATGGGATAGTAGTTTCTTTGTTGTTTATCTTTACTGGCCTTGCAATAGTTGTATACCTGAATCAGCCACCGGTTGAGCCTAGAGAAAGGGATTATACCTTTGCCGGATCTTTCTATGCATTTGCTATCTGGATTGGATTAGGTGTGTTCTTTATCGCTGACCTGATGGAAAGAATAGTAAAAAGTGAGTCAACACGTTCTGTTATATCCTTTATACTATGTCTCTCTGTACCTGCAATTATGGGACAACAAGGATGGGATGATCATGACAGATCAAATAGATTCTATTCTGTAGATTCAGCGAAGAACCTTTTGAATTCTTGTGCTCCTAATGCGATCTTATTCACTGGCGGCGATAATGATACATTCCCTCTTTGGTATGTTCAGGAAGTAGAAGGTTTCCGTACTGATGTGCGTGTGTGTAATTTGAGTCTTTTAAATACAGATTGGTATATCAAGCAGATGAAGCAGCAAGCTTATGAATCAGCTCCATTGCCAATATCCTTGAACTTTGAAAATTACATACAAGGAAAAAATGATCAGATTTATTTTGTAGAAAAGCCTCAGTTCAAAAATGGAATTAACCTTGCGGGGTATATTCAGCTTGTAAAAACAGATAATCCGGAAATCAGACAGGAAAGCGGAAGAGGAGATTATTATACAACACTTCCCTCAAAAAATCTTTACCTGAACATAGATAAAAATGCAGTACTTGCTACCGGAGCAGTTCCTGATACTCTTAAAGGACAGATTCTGGACAGACTAGCTTGGAATATCGGAACAAATACTTTAGAGAAGAAGGATCTTATTATTCTTGATATGATCGTTACTAATAATTGGAAGAGGCCGATTTATTTCTCTACTACATTGTCTGGATCTAATTTCCTTAATCTTAAAGATTATACTCAGTTAGAAGGTTTGGCTCACAGATTAATGCCAATAAAATATCCAAATGCTTCTCAAGGCTTTGTTTATGATAAGGTGATGTATGATAACATGATGAAGAACTTCTTCTGGAGAGAACTTGATAATCCTAAGGTTTACTATGATGAAAATTATTTCAGAATGACAGTAAACTCAAGATCTCAGTTTTATCGTCTAGCTTCAACTTTGTATAACAATGGTGAAACTGAAAAGGCCAAACAAGTAGCAGAGCATTGCTTCAAAGTAATGCCGGATGATCCTATTACTTATGATATCGCAACACCT
- a CDS encoding T9SS type A sorting domain-containing protein, producing the protein MKKHIQKLFFIVFMVIWGLAVSVAQTHQVAVVSFRFDPEVLNVGPNDTIEFVWPGNGNSSSFHPVKANDNSFASTPGLTSFKVLAKNLSPGSNNPYFCTAHNSMQGTINVSLAASLADLKESKYEFQVTPNPFEDELNLTIFPGNKNVKFIKIFDIIGKEVASIDLSSKVGPSAYKVDFSNLRPGLYFCNVYSDKGIIETRKILRNRS; encoded by the coding sequence ATGAAGAAACATATACAAAAATTGTTTTTTATAGTCTTTATGGTAATCTGGGGCCTGGCGGTTTCAGTAGCCCAGACGCACCAAGTTGCTGTTGTTAGTTTCCGTTTTGATCCGGAAGTGTTGAATGTAGGTCCAAATGATACTATAGAATTTGTCTGGCCAGGAAATGGAAATTCTTCAAGTTTTCATCCTGTAAAAGCAAATGATAATTCATTCGCTTCTACTCCTGGATTAACATCATTTAAAGTATTAGCTAAAAACCTGTCTCCCGGAAGTAATAATCCATATTTCTGCACAGCTCACAACTCAATGCAGGGAACTATAAATGTTTCTTTAGCAGCTAGTCTTGCAGATCTTAAAGAATCTAAATATGAGTTTCAGGTTACTCCCAATCCGTTTGAAGATGAATTAAATCTGACTATTTTCCCTGGAAATAAAAATGTCAAATTTATTAAGATTTTTGATATCATAGGAAAAGAGGTTGCCTCCATAGATTTAAGCAGCAAGGTTGGTCCTTCAGCATATAAAGTAGACTTTTCCAATCTAAGACCAGGACTTTATTTCTGTAATGTGTATTCAGATAAGGGTATTATCGAAACTAGAAAGATTTTGAGGAACAGGTCTTAA
- a CDS encoding YifB family Mg chelatase-like AAA ATPase, with product MVAKTFGSAVYGVNAYTVTIEVNIGQGTKFFIVGLPDSAVKESEHRVESAIKNLGYAMPRQKVVVNLAPADIKKEGSAYDLPIALGTLLASDQIIAEDFDQYVIMGELSLDGKLRPIKGVLPIAIEARKQGFKGFLLPKENETEAAIVNNLDIYGISDLQEAIDFFEGKVQLRPLRVDTRSIFFNQINNYDADFAHVQGQENIKRALEIAAAGGHNVIMIGPPGAGKTMLAKRLPTILPPLTLNEALETTKIHSVAGKLKGAGALISTRPFRSPHHTVSDVALVGGGGHPQPGEISLAHNGVLFLDELPEFKRTVLEVMRQPLEERKVCISRAKISVEFPSNFMLIASMNPCPCGYYNHPEKECVCGPGVVQKYLNKVSGPLLDRIDLHVEVTPVGFDEMSSIRKTESSGEIRERVIKAREIQQKRFEELPTGENPIHSNSMMPSQMVKEICIISEPGKNLLKNAMEKLGLSARAYDRILRVSRTIADLAESEEIKVEHLAEAIQYRSLDRDGWAG from the coding sequence ATGGTTGCCAAAACTTTTGGAAGCGCCGTTTATGGCGTGAACGCCTATACTGTTACTATTGAAGTAAATATAGGTCAAGGTACTAAATTTTTTATCGTCGGTCTTCCTGACAGTGCTGTCAAGGAAAGTGAGCATCGAGTGGAATCAGCAATTAAGAATCTTGGTTATGCAATGCCTCGGCAAAAGGTGGTTGTAAATCTTGCTCCTGCTGATATCAAAAAAGAAGGGTCTGCTTATGATCTGCCAATTGCTTTGGGGACACTATTAGCATCTGACCAGATTATCGCTGAGGATTTCGACCAATATGTGATTATGGGTGAGCTGTCTTTAGATGGGAAACTGAGACCCATTAAAGGAGTGCTTCCAATTGCAATTGAAGCAAGAAAACAGGGGTTCAAAGGATTTTTACTTCCTAAGGAAAATGAAACAGAGGCAGCAATAGTTAATAATCTTGACATATACGGCATTTCGGATCTTCAAGAAGCCATTGACTTTTTTGAAGGAAAGGTTCAGTTAAGACCATTAAGAGTTGATACGAGATCAATTTTCTTTAATCAGATTAACAACTATGATGCTGATTTTGCTCATGTACAGGGACAGGAAAACATTAAAAGAGCGCTGGAAATAGCTGCTGCAGGAGGTCATAATGTAATTATGATTGGCCCTCCGGGGGCGGGAAAGACGATGCTTGCTAAAAGGCTTCCCACTATTTTGCCACCTCTTACTTTAAATGAAGCGCTTGAAACAACTAAGATACACTCAGTTGCCGGTAAATTGAAAGGTGCAGGAGCATTGATATCTACTCGTCCATTTAGATCCCCCCATCATACGGTTAGTGATGTGGCTCTGGTAGGAGGAGGTGGTCATCCTCAGCCAGGTGAAATTTCCCTTGCTCACAATGGAGTTCTTTTCTTAGATGAATTGCCTGAATTTAAAAGGACTGTACTTGAGGTAATGCGACAACCACTTGAAGAGAGAAAGGTGTGCATTTCCAGAGCAAAGATTTCAGTGGAGTTTCCTTCTAATTTTATGCTGATTGCAAGTATGAATCCATGTCCCTGTGGGTATTACAACCATCCTGAAAAAGAATGTGTCTGTGGACCTGGCGTTGTGCAGAAATATCTCAATAAAGTAAGTGGCCCCTTGCTGGACCGGATAGATCTTCATGTAGAAGTGACTCCTGTTGGATTTGATGAAATGTCTTCAATCCGGAAAACAGAAAGCAGTGGAGAAATTCGAGAGCGCGTTATCAAAGCGAGAGAAATTCAGCAAAAAAGATTTGAAGAATTGCCTACTGGTGAAAATCCAATACATTCCAACTCAATGATGCCTTCTCAAATGGTCAAAGAAATCTGTATTATTTCAGAACCAGGAAAAAATCTGCTAAAGAATGCCATGGAGAAATTAGGACTCTCTGCCAGGGCTTATGATAGGATTCTTAGAGTTTCAAGGACTATTGCGGATCTTGCTGAAAGCGAAGAAATTAAAGTTGAGCATCTGGCCGAGGCTATTCAATATAGAAGTCTGGACAGAGACGGATGGGCTGGTTAA
- the lpcA gene encoding D-sedoheptulose 7-phosphate isomerase: MNSNTILAELKSAAEVLNNFINSEQNIQAIESAAELMINSLKNGGKIISCGNGGSSCDAMHFAEELTGRYRENREPIAAISISDPSHITCTANDYGYAFVFSRYVGALGRSGDVLLAISTSGNSENVLKAAEEAKVKGMKVVGLTGKNGGKLAGLADIVVNVSHQGYADRIQEVHIKIIHILILLIEKGLAK, translated from the coding sequence ATGAATAGCAATACAATCCTTGCAGAATTAAAGAGTGCAGCAGAAGTTTTGAATAATTTTATAAATTCAGAGCAAAATATACAAGCTATAGAATCTGCTGCGGAGTTAATGATAAACTCGCTGAAGAATGGCGGTAAAATCATCAGCTGTGGTAATGGTGGTTCTTCCTGCGATGCTATGCATTTTGCAGAAGAGCTTACTGGCAGATACAGAGAAAACAGAGAGCCTATTGCTGCAATATCTATTTCTGATCCCAGTCATATTACATGTACTGCAAATGACTATGGCTATGCATTTGTTTTTTCAAGATATGTCGGCGCATTAGGGCGGTCGGGAGATGTACTGCTTGCAATTAGTACCAGTGGCAATTCAGAAAATGTTTTAAAAGCTGCAGAAGAAGCAAAAGTTAAAGGAATGAAGGTGGTTGGGCTGACTGGCAAAAATGGAGGGAAGCTTGCCGGTCTTGCGGATATTGTTGTTAATGTAAGTCATCAGGGATATGCAGACAGAATTCAGGAAGTTCACATTAAAATTATTCATATATTAATATTACTAATCGAAAAAGGGCTGGCTAAGTAA
- a CDS encoding phosphatidylserine decarboxylase family protein — MVIHKEGYKILTYLFVVLLIVNLAVYYLLPESVTIRWTVWGISAFIYIMILQFFRSPRRLIMTNDNHVIAPADGKVVVIEEVEEPEFFNEKRKQVSIFMSPVNVHINRNPISGMVTYFKYHPGKYLVAWHPKSSTENERTTIVVTAKNGTSILLRQIAGALAKRIVWYLQAGEEVKQGEELGFIKFGSRVDVFLPLDAKVNVTIGEKVKGGSTVIAEFK; from the coding sequence ATGGTAATTCATAAAGAAGGATATAAAATCCTTACGTATCTTTTTGTTGTTCTTTTGATTGTTAACCTAGCAGTATATTATTTATTGCCAGAAAGCGTGACTATCCGCTGGACAGTTTGGGGAATATCTGCATTTATTTATATAATGATCCTGCAGTTTTTCAGAAGCCCCCGCAGATTAATTATGACAAATGACAATCACGTAATAGCTCCAGCAGATGGAAAAGTGGTTGTGATAGAAGAGGTTGAAGAACCTGAGTTTTTTAATGAGAAAAGAAAACAGGTATCAATTTTTATGTCACCTGTTAACGTGCATATTAATAGAAATCCCATTTCTGGAATGGTAACTTATTTTAAATACCATCCAGGTAAATATCTTGTTGCATGGCATCCTAAGTCCAGTACAGAAAATGAAAGGACGACAATTGTTGTAACTGCTAAAAACGGAACAAGCATATTGCTAAGACAAATTGCAGGAGCTCTGGCTAAAAGAATTGTATGGTATCTGCAGGCCGGGGAGGAAGTAAAACAAGGAGAGGAATTGGGCTTTATAAAGTTCGGATCAAGAGTAGATGTTTTTCTTCCATTGGATGCTAAAGTTAATGTAACCATAGGCGAAAAAGTGAAAGGTGGATCGACCGTAATTGCCGAGTTTAAGTAG
- a CDS encoding Glu/Leu/Phe/Val family dehydrogenase, producing MSYIEPAPIKDKDNPLESMMSRFDLAAQKLGLDNETYNVLKNPDKQVIVSLPITMDDGRIKVFSGYRVIHNTILGPSKGGIRYDMGVTLDEVKALAAWMTWKCAVVDIPYGGAKGGIMCNPRAMSKGEIERLTRAYTLSMMDVFGPDKDIPAPDMGTSQQEMAWLMDEYSKAKGMTVNAVVTGKPLVLGGSLGRVEATGRGVMVSALAAMQRLKMNPSQTSCAIQGFGNVGSNTARLLEERGVKIKALSDVSGAFWSDKGIDIQDALKYRDKNNGMLEGYPNAERMDDPEGIITCQVDLLVPAAKEDVINIYNAPNIKARLIVEGANGPTSANADDIINEKGIMVVPDILANAGGVTVSYFEWVQNRLGLRWPLERVNRRCDRIMKEAFEKVYSTSLEFNVPMRIAAYIVAIDKVAKTYKFRGGF from the coding sequence ATGTCATATATAGAACCAGCACCAATTAAGGATAAAGACAACCCTTTAGAATCTATGATGTCCAGATTTGATCTGGCAGCACAGAAGTTAGGACTAGACAATGAAACTTATAATGTTTTGAAAAATCCTGACAAACAGGTAATTGTCTCTTTGCCGATTACTATGGATGATGGCAGGATTAAAGTATTTTCCGGATACAGGGTTATTCATAATACCATACTTGGTCCTTCAAAAGGAGGAATAAGGTATGATATGGGAGTTACTTTGGATGAGGTGAAAGCTCTTGCAGCCTGGATGACATGGAAATGTGCTGTTGTTGATATTCCTTACGGAGGAGCAAAGGGTGGGATTATGTGCAATCCTAGAGCTATGTCAAAAGGTGAAATTGAACGTCTCACCCGGGCTTATACTTTATCAATGATGGATGTTTTTGGACCCGATAAAGATATTCCTGCTCCTGATATGGGTACTAGTCAGCAGGAAATGGCATGGCTTATGGATGAATATTCCAAAGCAAAAGGAATGACGGTAAATGCAGTAGTTACAGGCAAACCGTTGGTTCTTGGAGGGTCATTAGGCCGGGTGGAAGCAACCGGGAGAGGAGTGATGGTTAGTGCCCTGGCCGCTATGCAAAGATTAAAGATGAACCCAAGCCAGACAAGTTGCGCGATCCAGGGATTTGGCAATGTGGGTTCAAATACCGCAAGACTTCTGGAGGAAAGAGGAGTTAAAATTAAAGCACTAAGCGATGTAAGTGGAGCCTTCTGGAGTGATAAAGGGATTGATATTCAGGATGCATTGAAATACAGAGATAAAAATAATGGTATGCTGGAAGGGTATCCTAATGCAGAAAGAATGGATGATCCGGAAGGAATCATTACCTGCCAGGTTGACCTTTTGGTGCCTGCTGCCAAAGAGGATGTAATCAATATTTACAACGCACCTAATATAAAAGCGAGACTTATTGTTGAAGGTGCTAACGGGCCAACGAGCGCCAATGCGGATGACATAATCAATGAAAAGGGGATTATGGTTGTACCAGATATTCTTGCAAATGCCGGCGGAGTTACCGTTTCTTATTTCGAATGGGTGCAAAATCGTCTTGGACTCAGATGGCCATTGGAAAGAGTAAACAGAAGGTGTGACAGGATTATGAAAGAAGCATTTGAAAAAGTTTACAGCACTTCGCTAGAGTTTAATGTGCCGATGAGAATTGCCGCCTACATTGTTGCCATAGATAAAGTAGCAAAAACATACAAATTCAGAGGAGGATTTTAA
- a CDS encoding phosphatidate cytidylyltransferase produces MKLVTKIRNMGNLTQRIIAGLAGAFIMVSAICFNEWSYFALVFTICLLSLIEFYNLIEVAEIKPNKIFGVVSGMMIFTLFFLIEKQVLTFDCYFLLFPFLFLLFLMELFRKNDKPFFNIAFTFLGNIYIALPFGLLNVCAFYLQEYNFHIILGILLILWANDIGGYVAGMALGKTKLFFRISPKKTWEGSIGGGLFALAIGFTLSLFWKELDTLHWLIMAAIIVVVGSYGDLVESLLKRSLAIKDSAQTIPGHGGFLDRFDGLLLSSPFIAAFLKIFS; encoded by the coding sequence ATGAAATTAGTTACTAAAATCCGTAACATGGGTAACCTCACCCAGCGGATTATTGCCGGTCTGGCCGGAGCATTTATTATGGTCTCTGCAATTTGTTTTAACGAATGGAGCTATTTCGCTTTGGTGTTTACAATTTGTTTGTTGTCTTTGATCGAATTCTACAATTTGATAGAAGTTGCAGAAATTAAACCCAATAAGATATTCGGAGTGGTTTCCGGAATGATGATTTTTACTCTCTTTTTTTTGATAGAAAAGCAAGTACTCACTTTTGATTGTTATTTTCTTTTGTTTCCATTTCTGTTTCTCCTCTTTTTGATGGAGCTCTTCAGGAAAAACGATAAACCATTTTTTAACATAGCCTTTACATTCTTAGGAAATATCTACATTGCTCTTCCATTTGGCTTGCTCAATGTTTGTGCTTTTTATCTTCAGGAATATAACTTCCATATCATACTCGGTATTCTTCTCATTCTTTGGGCAAATGATATAGGAGGATATGTTGCAGGCATGGCATTAGGGAAAACCAAACTGTTTTTCAGGATTTCTCCTAAAAAGACCTGGGAAGGAAGTATCGGTGGTGGATTATTTGCACTTGCAATCGGATTTACACTGTCACTTTTCTGGAAAGAGCTCGACACCCTTCACTGGCTGATTATGGCTGCTATTATAGTTGTTGTTGGCAGCTATGGAGACCTTGTTGAATCATTGTTAAAAAGAAGCCTTGCTATTAAAGATTCTGCACAAACAATTCCTGGGCACGGAGGTTTTCTGGATCGGTTTGACGGGCTATTGCTTTCGTCACCTTTTATAGCAGCCTTTTTAAAGATTTTTTCATAA
- a CDS encoding CPBP family intramembrane glutamic endopeptidase: MENINSSGSRILEKTLGVLIVFLVVIGSMLVGSGLGHILLKEMFGISFNSETELLNLIKSSPDPKALILKSQAVNAIITFLLIPILYIAIFRQSYFKKFNPITKRLPVFLILAIIIFFTGMPLLAYLVDWNKDMKLPSSLKPLQDWMENSENLAKVLTETIIYYKDSTSFFVTLLVVALIPGIGEELVFRGVVQNELKDILKSPTLAIWITGFLFSFIHFQFFGFFPRMFLGVLFGYLYYWSGNIYVSMFVHFMNNALTLILANMYKQKDISFNPDSSESIPLYSVVISVIAFSFFIYLYQRNSKETGITK; the protein is encoded by the coding sequence ATGGAAAATATTAATAGTTCAGGAAGCAGAATACTGGAAAAAACACTTGGTGTCTTGATTGTATTCTTAGTAGTTATAGGAAGTATGCTAGTTGGCAGTGGATTAGGTCACATTCTTCTTAAAGAGATGTTTGGTATCAGTTTTAATTCTGAAACTGAATTGCTAAATCTCATAAAAAGTTCCCCTGATCCTAAGGCATTGATTTTAAAAAGTCAGGCAGTTAATGCGATTATCACTTTTTTACTTATACCTATTTTATATATAGCAATATTCAGACAGTCATATTTCAAGAAATTTAATCCTATCACTAAAAGACTTCCTGTTTTTCTGATTTTGGCAATTATTATATTTTTTACGGGAATGCCCCTTCTTGCGTATCTGGTGGATTGGAACAAGGATATGAAATTGCCCTCAAGTCTCAAGCCACTTCAGGATTGGATGGAGAATAGTGAAAATCTGGCGAAAGTACTTACTGAAACTATTATTTATTATAAAGACAGTACATCATTTTTTGTAACACTTTTGGTGGTAGCCCTGATTCCTGGGATTGGAGAGGAGTTGGTTTTCAGAGGTGTTGTTCAGAATGAGTTAAAAGATATTCTCAAATCTCCCACATTGGCCATCTGGATTACAGGATTTTTGTTCAGTTTTATTCATTTTCAGTTTTTTGGCTTTTTCCCAAGGATGTTTTTAGGGGTACTTTTTGGGTATTTATATTATTGGTCGGGAAATATATATGTGTCTATGTTTGTTCACTTTATGAACAATGCATTGACGCTTATTCTTGCAAATATGTATAAGCAAAAAGATATCAGCTTCAATCCGGATTCATCAGAGTCTATACCTTTATATTCTGTTGTGATCTCGGTTATTGCCTTCTCTTTTTTTATCTATTTGTACCAAAGGAATTCGAAAGAGACAGGAATAACAAAATAA
- the dusB gene encoding tRNA dihydrouridine synthase DusB: MVKIGQIELGEFPLLLAPMEDVSDPPFRAVCKENGADMMYTEFIAADGLIRDAEKSLQKLDIYDYERPIGIQIFGDKIEAMREAAAIAEAAGPELVDINYGCPVNKVACKGAGAGILLDLPKMQKMSEEIVKRCKVPVTVKTRLGWDEKNIKILEVAQRLQDVGVQALTIHARTRYQMYKGEADWSWISKVKEMQSIHIPIFGNGDIDSPEKALDYKNRFGPDGIMIGRAAIGNPWIFNQIKHYFKTGEKLAEPDIAERIRVCKQHLIRSVEWKGPQTGIFEMRPHYTNYFRGFPNFKPFRQRIVTAASVEEVSDILDEVEKAYSAGIDVLN; the protein is encoded by the coding sequence TTGGTTAAAATTGGTCAGATAGAACTTGGGGAATTCCCCCTTTTACTTGCACCCATGGAGGACGTTAGTGACCCGCCCTTCAGAGCAGTATGCAAGGAAAATGGTGCGGATATGATGTACACCGAGTTCATAGCAGCAGATGGTTTGATCCGTGATGCTGAAAAAAGTCTGCAAAAACTAGACATCTACGACTATGAACGCCCTATCGGCATTCAAATCTTTGGGGACAAAATTGAAGCTATGCGAGAAGCTGCAGCTATCGCGGAAGCAGCCGGACCAGAGTTAGTCGATATTAACTACGGTTGCCCTGTTAACAAAGTAGCTTGCAAGGGAGCAGGAGCAGGAATTTTACTTGACCTTCCCAAAATGCAGAAAATGTCTGAAGAGATTGTCAAGAGATGCAAAGTACCAGTTACTGTGAAAACCAGACTCGGATGGGATGAAAAAAACATCAAAATCCTTGAAGTAGCACAAAGACTTCAGGATGTTGGCGTTCAGGCATTAACTATTCACGCACGCACGAGGTATCAGATGTACAAAGGAGAAGCGGATTGGAGCTGGATTTCTAAAGTTAAAGAAATGCAAAGCATTCATATTCCTATTTTCGGAAATGGAGATATCGACTCACCGGAAAAAGCCCTGGATTATAAAAACAGATTTGGTCCGGACGGAATAATGATCGGAAGAGCAGCCATAGGTAATCCCTGGATCTTCAATCAGATCAAACATTATTTCAAAACCGGAGAAAAGTTAGCCGAGCCAGATATTGCTGAAAGAATAAGAGTATGCAAGCAACATCTGATAAGATCGGTAGAATGGAAAGGACCCCAAACCGGAATTTTCGAAATGAGACCTCATTATACAAATTATTTCAGAGGCTTCCCTAACTTTAAACCATTCAGACAAAGAATAGTGACAGCAGCTAGTGTTGAAGAAGTATCTGATATTCTGGATGAAGTTGAAAAGGCTTATAGTGCGGGAATCGACGTACTAAATTAA